One genomic window of Myxococcales bacterium includes the following:
- a CDS encoding aspartate kinase: MNIIVQKYGGTSVADLEKIRAIAGRIAKRREDGEGIAVVLSAMGDSTDQLVGMANEISKAPDPCAMDLLLATGEQISIALMAMTLKELGVPCETFMGFEAGFSTSGDHCKARIRRVDPSAVKASIESGKVAIVAGFQGISESNEITTIGRGGSDTTAVALAAALGAGRCEIYTDVDGVFTADPSLCKDAKLLEKSSYEEMMELADAGAKVLHSRSVEIAAKYGVVLEVRSSSTGRPGTSLIPESEISEGSVISGISCNLDEAKVSIRKVPDKVGVTAAIFKPIARAGIDVDLIIQTVSEEGFTELSFTVPKEDLRRAMTLAEVVAREVDAGKVTASGDIAKISIVGLGMRSHAGVAHRMFDALAREGISIQMIGTSEIKVSVVIDMRRAEDAVKILHREFGLADR, from the coding sequence ATGAATATTATCGTTCAAAAATATGGCGGGACATCGGTGGCGGATCTGGAAAAGATCCGCGCCATAGCCGGGCGAATCGCGAAACGCCGGGAGGATGGGGAGGGGATAGCGGTCGTCCTCTCCGCCATGGGGGATTCCACGGATCAACTCGTCGGGATGGCAAATGAAATATCAAAGGCACCGGATCCTTGCGCGATGGATCTCCTGCTTGCCACCGGCGAGCAAATTTCAATAGCGCTGATGGCAATGACTCTAAAGGAGCTGGGAGTGCCATGCGAAACCTTCATGGGCTTCGAGGCAGGTTTTTCCACCAGCGGCGATCACTGCAAGGCGAGGATAAGAAGGGTGGACCCCTCCGCGGTCAAGGCATCCATCGAATCCGGCAAAGTTGCAATAGTCGCCGGTTTTCAGGGGATTTCGGAGTCGAATGAAATCACGACGATAGGAAGAGGGGGCTCGGATACCACCGCGGTAGCGCTTGCGGCGGCGCTGGGCGCGGGCCGCTGCGAAATTTACACCGATGTCGATGGCGTCTTCACCGCGGATCCAAGCCTTTGCAAAGACGCAAAGCTTCTGGAAAAGAGCTCCTATGAAGAGATGATGGAACTCGCCGATGCCGGCGCCAAGGTTCTTCACAGCCGCTCTGTGGAGATAGCGGCGAAATACGGCGTGGTTCTGGAGGTTCGTTCCTCATCTACGGGAAGGCCCGGGACATCGCTAATCCCCGAAAGTGAAATTTCAGAGGGGAGTGTCATATCCGGGATATCTTGCAATCTAGATGAGGCGAAGGTCTCTATAAGGAAGGTTCCGGACAAAGTCGGAGTAACCGCGGCAATCTTCAAGCCGATTGCGAGGGCGGGGATAGATGTCGATCTCATCATCCAGACGGTTTCTGAGGAGGGCTTCACCGAGCTCAGCTTTACCGTCCCCAAGGAGGACCTTCGTCGCGCGATGACTCTGGCGGAGGTCGTCGCAAGGGAGGTCGATGCCGGCAAGGTAACCGCATCCGGCGATATCGCTAAAATCTCAATCGTCGGTTTGGGGATGCGCAGCCATGCCGGGGTCGCACACAGGATGTTCGATGCGCTCGCGCGGGAGGGGATATCCATCCAGATGATTGGTACCTCCGAGATCAAGGTCTCGGTGGTCATCGATATGCGCCGCGCAGAGGATGCCGTGAAGATACTTCACCGTGAATTTGGATTGGCGGACCGTTGA
- a CDS encoding type II toxin-antitoxin system death-on-curing family toxin: MHILSLQEVRDIAFELARESMAWDEPIPDFDTRFPNVLESCLSAPFQTFDKKNLYKGLLEKSAILFYLMIKNHPFANGNKRIAVTALLVFLALNGKWLEVSNQELYNFAVWVASSPPQLMNETADAIEGFLTKNIVCYS; the protein is encoded by the coding sequence GTGCATATACTTTCTCTTCAGGAAGTTCGCGATATAGCATTCGAGCTCGCCAGAGAGAGTATGGCATGGGACGAACCTATTCCGGATTTTGACACCCGATTTCCTAACGTCCTGGAAAGCTGTCTATCGGCACCTTTTCAAACCTTTGACAAAAAAAATCTTTACAAAGGGTTGCTCGAAAAGAGCGCAATACTTTTCTATCTCATGATAAAGAATCATCCCTTTGCAAATGGCAACAAACGCATAGCGGTTACAGCTCTGCTTGTTTTCTTGGCTCTAAATGGGAAATGGTTGGAGGTAAGCAATCAGGAACTGTATAATTTTGCGGTTTGGGTGGCAAGCAGCCCGCCGCAACTCATGAACGAAACCGCTGATGCTATAGAGGGTTTTCTGACAAAAAATATCGTCTGTTACAGTTGA
- a CDS encoding helix-turn-helix domain-containing protein — translation MTIKNFVSTTEAAKILGISTVAVFKKIKNGQLPAQRVGRNYLIDIKNLGLKDSKPNKKTKKLISEAVKRAVSEYGEALKKLGEE, via the coding sequence ATGACCATCAAAAACTTCGTGTCGACGACGGAAGCCGCTAAAATCCTCGGAATAAGCACGGTAGCTGTCTTTAAAAAAATCAAGAATGGTCAGCTTCCAGCGCAGAGGGTCGGTAGAAATTATCTGATCGACATAAAAAACCTCGGTCTTAAAGATTCCAAGCCCAATAAAAAAACAAAAAAGCTGATCAGCGAAGCGGTGAAACGCGCGGTTTCTGAATATGGAGAAGCGTTGAAAAAACTGGGGGAAGAGTAG
- the tsaE gene encoding tRNA (adenosine(37)-N6)-threonylcarbamoyltransferase complex ATPase subunit type 1 TsaE: MIKRKTKSPVETQEFAAEFSARLRPGDLVALIGDLGAGKTHFVQGLAAGFSVPEKIYVRSPSFALINEYLGGRLPLYHFDFYRLSDPSETEGLGMEEYFYGEGVTAVEWADHFPELIPASAYWVEFKILGDREREITITGKDDVIPSE; encoded by the coding sequence ATGATAAAACGAAAAACAAAATCTCCGGTAGAAACACAGGAATTTGCCGCCGAATTTTCGGCGCGTCTAAGGCCGGGGGACCTTGTCGCGCTCATCGGGGATCTTGGCGCAGGCAAGACCCATTTTGTCCAAGGGCTTGCAGCGGGTTTTTCCGTTCCGGAAAAAATCTACGTTCGCTCTCCTTCCTTTGCGTTGATAAACGAATATCTTGGCGGTCGCCTCCCTCTATACCATTTTGATTTTTACAGGCTTTCGGATCCCTCCGAAACAGAGGGGCTTGGAATGGAGGAATACTTTTACGGTGAAGGGGTAACGGCTGTCGAATGGGCCGATCATTTTCCTGAACTCATCCCCGCGTCCGCGTATTGGGTGGAATTTAAAATCCTCGGCGATAGGGAGAGGGAGATAACGATTACGGGAAAAGATGACGTCATTCCCTCGGAATAG
- the lpdA gene encoding dihydrolipoyl dehydrogenase, producing the protein MYDLAVIGAGPGGYVAAISAAKHGAKVLLIEREQVGGVCLNRGCIPTKAYIASAHALHAIHKSSEFGIELAGAAAINFAKAKSRKDEVVSTLRGGIETLLKGNKIELVRGSATFVDSGLRIGEREVDAKNIIIATGSDWIDLPGIKRDGEKIVTSDEVLEWDSLPKSLAIIGGGVVGCEFACMLSEMGVAVTIIEATPSILPPVEAGISRLLARSMKSRGIEILTSTFANSASVTASGVSISLSTGNSIEVEKVMVAVGRRPFVEGLSLASAGIETDGRGYIIVDENFMTRRKNCYAIGDVKGGFMLAHQASAEGEALSEYLFGGSERLRDIGPIPKPIFTYPEVASVGLTSEELKRDGIKFSTGRFPYAACGKALCDGETEGQVLVHGDEDEKVLGVHAFGEGATLMIAEAALAMKAGLSVRQIAQTVHSHPTISETLAEAAADVYGSAVHKMGRKS; encoded by the coding sequence ATGTACGATCTCGCTGTAATAGGGGCCGGGCCCGGCGGTTACGTCGCCGCGATTTCAGCGGCTAAACATGGCGCAAAGGTTTTGCTCATTGAGCGCGAACAAGTTGGCGGCGTATGCCTCAACAGGGGCTGCATACCGACCAAGGCTTATATAGCCTCAGCCCACGCTCTTCACGCCATTCATAAATCCTCTGAATTCGGAATCGAACTCGCCGGAGCTGCGGCGATCAATTTCGCAAAAGCCAAGAGTCGCAAGGATGAAGTCGTCTCAACTCTTCGGGGCGGAATAGAGACCCTTCTCAAGGGAAACAAAATCGAGCTAGTCAGGGGAAGCGCAACCTTTGTGGATTCAGGGCTCAGGATCGGAGAGAGGGAGGTCGATGCGAAAAATATCATCATCGCCACGGGATCCGATTGGATCGATCTTCCAGGGATAAAGCGCGATGGCGAAAAAATAGTAACCAGCGACGAAGTTCTCGAATGGGACTCTCTCCCCAAAAGTTTGGCGATCATAGGTGGTGGAGTGGTCGGGTGTGAGTTCGCATGTATGCTTTCCGAAATGGGCGTCGCTGTGACCATAATCGAAGCGACTCCCTCTATCCTGCCCCCCGTCGAGGCCGGCATATCGCGCCTGCTCGCGCGTTCGATGAAATCCCGTGGAATAGAAATCCTGACATCCACCTTTGCCAACTCGGCATCTGTAACCGCCTCCGGCGTTTCGATATCCCTTTCAACCGGCAACTCCATAGAGGTTGAAAAAGTCATGGTGGCGGTCGGCAGGCGTCCTTTTGTCGAAGGGCTTTCGCTGGCATCGGCAGGAATCGAGACCGACGGGCGGGGCTATATCATCGTGGATGAAAATTTCATGACCAGGAGAAAGAATTGCTACGCTATCGGGGATGTCAAAGGGGGCTTCATGCTCGCGCATCAGGCCAGCGCGGAAGGGGAGGCGCTCTCGGAATATCTCTTTGGCGGCAGCGAAAGGCTTCGCGATATCGGTCCTATTCCAAAGCCGATCTTCACCTACCCGGAGGTAGCCTCCGTGGGATTGACTTCGGAAGAGTTGAAGCGCGACGGGATAAAATTTTCAACCGGAAGATTTCCGTATGCTGCGTGTGGCAAGGCGCTTTGCGACGGCGAAACGGAAGGACAGGTCCTTGTTCATGGAGATGAAGACGAAAAAGTTCTCGGCGTTCATGCCTTCGGCGAAGGTGCGACGCTTATGATAGCGGAGGCCGCGCTTGCCATGAAGGCCGGGCTCTCCGTAAGACAGATAGCGCAGACTGTTCACTCTCATCCGACCATCTCCGAAACGCTTGCAGAGGCCGCAGCCGACGTGTATGGCAGCGCAGTGCATAAGATGGGGAGGAAATCGTAG